Proteins co-encoded in one Opitutus terrae PB90-1 genomic window:
- a CDS encoding chemotaxis protein CheC codes for MELTSGQVDALTELINIGYGRAAGSLSELTGYRIALEVPQVAIHEIEALAPLLERVLRADCAAVSQAFDGPISGRALLMLDERAAAALSRLLIEDGVPGTRLDATAREVVTEVGNILLNACLGVFGNLLNVHVSFAVPQFHLESVTGVLKSVATEAAEQLRYALMIHTRFSIRTGDVNGYLVIILGVASLDTLLVELSKWEHQQAQ; via the coding sequence GTGGAACTGACCAGCGGCCAGGTCGACGCGCTCACCGAACTGATCAACATCGGTTACGGACGCGCGGCGGGATCCCTGTCGGAACTCACCGGCTACCGTATCGCCCTCGAGGTGCCGCAGGTCGCGATCCACGAGATCGAGGCGCTGGCGCCATTGCTCGAACGCGTGCTGCGGGCGGACTGCGCTGCCGTGAGCCAGGCCTTCGACGGGCCGATCTCGGGGCGCGCGCTGTTGATGCTGGATGAGCGGGCCGCCGCCGCGCTCAGCCGCTTGCTGATCGAGGACGGCGTGCCCGGCACGCGATTGGACGCGACGGCGCGCGAAGTGGTCACGGAGGTGGGCAACATTCTGCTCAACGCGTGCCTGGGCGTATTCGGCAATTTGTTGAACGTGCACGTGTCCTTTGCCGTGCCGCAGTTTCATCTGGAGAGCGTGACTGGCGTGCTGAAATCGGTGGCCACCGAAGCGGCCGAGCAGCTGCGTTACGCGCTCATGATTCACACCCGCTTCTCGATCCGCACCGGCGATGTGAACGGATATCTGGTCATCATCCTTGGCGTCGCCTCGCTCGACACGTTGTTGGTGGAGTTGTCGAAGTGGGAGCACCAGCAGGCCCAATGA
- the cheB gene encoding chemotaxis-specific protein-glutamate methyltransferase CheB — protein sequence MTTTGPIRVLIVDDSAFARKVVREILSDGSGVEVVGSARDGEEALELTAKLSPDVIICDLRMPRMDGVHFVRTQMGVRPLPIMILSAVAQDADEVVEALNAGAIDVVQKPTALATDDLRMVREELIQKVRGAVTAPVENLARAPAASHAVAAPERVAKAKIVVVGISTGGPQALRRMVPLLPHGFPVPVAIVLHMPIGYTALYAEKLNEICMLTVKEAAEGDVLVPGRVLIAPAGRHLAFRRTPTGEVVAQLRVQPLEKLHRPSADVLFRSAAEVYGGAVVAVVMTGMGDDGTEGAAWVKAQGGTVLTEAEQSCVIYGMPRAVVEAGLSDLVVPLDDMAQAITSQI from the coding sequence ATGACCACGACCGGCCCTATTCGCGTCTTGATCGTCGACGATTCCGCGTTCGCGCGGAAGGTCGTGCGTGAGATCCTGTCCGATGGCTCCGGCGTGGAGGTGGTCGGCTCCGCGCGGGACGGAGAGGAGGCGTTGGAACTCACGGCGAAACTGAGTCCCGACGTGATCATCTGTGACCTCCGGATGCCGAGGATGGATGGCGTGCATTTCGTGCGCACCCAGATGGGAGTGCGGCCGCTGCCGATCATGATCCTCTCGGCCGTGGCCCAGGACGCCGACGAGGTGGTGGAGGCGTTGAATGCGGGCGCCATCGACGTGGTGCAGAAGCCCACGGCGCTCGCGACGGACGATCTCAGGATGGTCCGCGAAGAACTTATCCAGAAGGTGCGCGGTGCGGTGACGGCACCGGTCGAGAATCTCGCGCGGGCACCGGCCGCAAGTCACGCGGTTGCCGCGCCGGAGCGCGTGGCAAAAGCGAAGATCGTCGTCGTGGGGATTTCCACGGGCGGACCGCAGGCGTTGCGCCGGATGGTGCCGCTGTTGCCCCACGGTTTTCCCGTGCCGGTTGCCATCGTGCTCCACATGCCGATCGGCTACACGGCGCTCTACGCCGAGAAGCTGAACGAAATCTGCATGCTGACCGTGAAGGAAGCGGCCGAAGGCGACGTGCTGGTGCCCGGCCGTGTGTTGATCGCGCCGGCTGGCCGGCACCTGGCGTTTCGACGGACCCCCACCGGCGAGGTGGTGGCGCAGCTCCGGGTGCAGCCGCTGGAAAAGCTGCACCGGCCTTCCGCCGACGTGCTGTTCCGCTCGGCGGCTGAGGTCTACGGCGGCGCGGTGGTGGCGGTCGTGATGACGGGCATGGGCGACGACGGCACGGAAGGCGCCGCCTGGGTGAAGGCCCAGGGCGGGACCGTCCTCACCGAGGCGGAGCAGAGCTGCGTCATTTATGGCATGCCGCGCGCCGTGGTGGAGGCCGGCTTAAGTGATCTTGTGGTTCCGCTGGACGACATGGCCCAGGCGATCACCTCCCAAATATGA
- a CDS encoding hybrid sensor histidine kinase/response regulator, translating into MIEGQNSPDAAKNLPAAGEATASTWLEEIAPFGIFTTDLELRIRRWNRWLAVRSGLLEQAVVGKPLLALFPDLEARGLGARFRRALEGEISVLSTALHRYLLPLPGTDADKASAFMLQTARIAPLIGHGAVTGTVTIIEDVTQREVQAQGLRRQQEFDRLLSSALATLLQSAEPAEALSQILPTITPSLGLDAYANFRLDPQQGVLHLTVSGGIAPTPRAAMAAVEIEPADRIAPGRVSAELNATVERQRRLLQRIGLRGQWVFPLAIGERVVGLLAFGSYERAVLPAGDVKTLERIAGYVAIAIDRAQRERDIVAASRAKDEFLAALSHELRTPLNPVLLLASESALNADYPATAREAFRMIEKNALLEARLIDDLLDLTRIERGKLALEMQRVDLHAPLRDAVATVHAEASDRDITIEKHLQAERSAVAGDSARLQQVFWNVLKNAIKFTSPAGRIRVSSRTAAETDEVQIEIADTGIGLEAHELGRIFEAFTQGDHAERRGHRFGGLGLGLAISRNIVELHGGKIRAASPGRNRGATFTITLPLASREPIAWTPAIETTGVGLAAITRAHSGRRILLVEDHEPTRTPLAGLLVRRGHDVVAVASAEEAMTAAGEGKFDLVLSDIGLPGRDGFWLMETLRQRYGLAGIALTGYGMDDDLARSEAAGFTAHLTKPVQVAILDRALATFFQETQDA; encoded by the coding sequence ATGATCGAAGGGCAGAACAGCCCTGACGCGGCGAAAAACCTCCCGGCCGCCGGCGAGGCCACCGCCTCGACGTGGTTGGAGGAAATCGCCCCCTTCGGGATCTTCACCACGGATCTGGAGCTTCGCATTCGCCGCTGGAACCGCTGGCTCGCAGTGCGGAGCGGACTGCTGGAGCAGGCGGTGGTGGGCAAACCCCTGTTGGCGCTGTTCCCGGACTTGGAGGCGCGCGGACTGGGCGCACGGTTCCGGCGCGCGCTCGAAGGCGAGATCAGCGTGCTGTCGACGGCGCTGCATCGTTACCTGCTCCCGTTGCCCGGCACGGACGCGGACAAGGCTTCCGCGTTCATGCTGCAGACCGCACGGATCGCGCCGTTGATCGGACACGGGGCCGTGACCGGCACCGTCACCATCATCGAGGATGTGACGCAACGCGAAGTCCAGGCGCAGGGACTGCGCCGACAGCAGGAGTTCGACCGGCTGCTCTCCTCGGCGCTCGCGACCCTGCTGCAGTCGGCGGAGCCGGCCGAGGCGCTCAGCCAGATTCTGCCGACGATCACGCCGTCGCTGGGATTGGACGCCTACGCGAATTTTCGCCTGGATCCCCAGCAGGGCGTGCTGCACCTGACCGTTTCTGGCGGCATCGCGCCCACCCCCCGCGCGGCCATGGCCGCCGTGGAGATCGAGCCGGCGGATCGGATCGCGCCGGGACGGGTAAGTGCCGAGCTGAACGCCACCGTGGAGCGCCAACGTCGCCTGCTGCAACGCATCGGCTTGCGCGGACAATGGGTGTTTCCGCTCGCGATCGGCGAGCGGGTGGTGGGTTTGCTGGCGTTTGGCAGCTACGAGCGGGCGGTGCTCCCGGCTGGGGATGTGAAAACCCTCGAGCGCATCGCGGGCTACGTGGCCATCGCCATCGATCGCGCCCAGCGAGAGCGCGACATCGTGGCGGCTTCGCGCGCCAAGGACGAGTTCCTGGCGGCGTTGTCGCACGAATTGCGCACGCCGTTGAACCCCGTGCTGCTGCTCGCGAGCGAATCCGCGCTGAACGCGGATTATCCGGCAACGGCGCGCGAGGCGTTTCGGATGATTGAAAAAAACGCGCTGCTCGAGGCGCGGCTGATCGACGATCTGCTCGATCTGACCCGGATCGAACGCGGCAAGCTCGCCTTGGAGATGCAGCGAGTCGATCTGCACGCGCCGCTGCGCGACGCCGTCGCGACGGTGCACGCCGAGGCCAGCGATCGTGACATTACCATCGAGAAACATCTCCAGGCGGAGCGCAGCGCCGTCGCCGGAGATTCCGCGCGGCTGCAACAGGTATTTTGGAACGTCCTCAAGAATGCGATCAAGTTCACGTCTCCGGCCGGTCGCATCCGGGTCAGCAGCCGGACTGCGGCTGAGACCGACGAGGTCCAGATCGAAATCGCGGATACCGGCATCGGATTGGAAGCGCATGAACTCGGACGAATTTTCGAGGCGTTCACGCAGGGAGACCATGCGGAGCGCCGGGGTCACCGGTTTGGCGGGCTCGGGCTGGGGCTCGCTATCAGCCGGAACATCGTCGAACTCCACGGCGGAAAGATCCGGGCGGCGAGTCCCGGCCGGAACCGTGGCGCAACGTTCACGATCACCCTGCCACTGGCGAGTCGGGAGCCCATCGCGTGGACGCCCGCGATCGAGACGACGGGCGTGGGCCTGGCAGCGATCACCCGCGCGCATTCGGGCCGTCGGATCCTGCTCGTGGAGGACCACGAGCCGACGCGCACCCCCTTGGCCGGGCTGCTTGTGCGGCGCGGACATGATGTGGTCGCAGTCGCCAGCGCGGAAGAAGCGATGACGGCCGCGGGTGAGGGGAAGTTTGATCTGGTGCTTTCCGACATCGGCCTCCCCGGCCGGGACGGTTTTTGGCTGATGGAAACGTTGCGCCAGCGGTATGGGTTGGCGGGGATCGCGCTCACCGGCTACGGCATGGATGACGATCTGGCGCGGAGCGAGGCGGCGGGCTTCACCGCGCATCTCACCAAGCCGGTGCAGGTCGCGATTCTGGATCGTGCGTTGGCCACCTTCTTCCAAGAAACGCAGGACGCGTGA
- a CDS encoding chemotaxis protein CheW, with amino-acid sequence MSLADTYIVFELDSAAYAVRSSDVQHLEMLEHVTRVPNTAAAVDGVVFSRGQVYPAINLRARFGLPRRPYDARTRLIFLKVQERVVALIVDSAREFQRIPAESIRPIEETLVGIAGNHVEGVATIKGRSVLILNVGVVLTLEEMTVPAGAAEAAGQPVSPT; translated from the coding sequence ATGAGTCTCGCCGATACCTACATCGTGTTCGAATTGGATTCCGCGGCCTACGCGGTGCGGAGCTCGGACGTGCAGCATCTCGAGATGCTGGAACACGTGACGCGGGTGCCGAACACCGCCGCGGCCGTCGATGGCGTGGTATTCTCGCGCGGACAGGTTTACCCGGCGATCAATCTGCGGGCGCGCTTCGGACTTCCGCGCCGGCCCTACGACGCGCGGACGCGGCTGATTTTCCTCAAGGTGCAGGAACGGGTCGTCGCATTGATCGTGGATTCGGCCCGCGAGTTTCAACGCATCCCAGCCGAGTCGATCCGGCCGATCGAGGAGACGCTCGTCGGCATCGCCGGCAACCATGTCGAAGGCGTCGCCACGATCAAAGGGCGCAGCGTCCTGATCCTGAACGTCGGCGTGGTGCTGACGCTGGAAGAAATGACCGTGCCCGCTGGCGCCGCCGAGGCCGCCGGCCAACCGGTATCTCCTACCTGA
- a CDS encoding response regulator: protein MKAKVLIVDDSALARRTLRQMLEELGHTVEEASDGAQALERFYLSPPDLVILDMVMAGMYGLDVLSKMREMKPDAKIIVATADIQVSTAEMARKAGAKAVLNKPINRPSFAPIVKTVLEGGDTWN from the coding sequence ATGAAAGCCAAAGTACTCATTGTCGACGACTCCGCCCTCGCGCGGCGCACCCTCCGGCAGATGTTGGAGGAACTCGGACACACCGTGGAGGAGGCCAGCGACGGTGCGCAGGCCCTCGAGCGGTTCTACCTGAGTCCCCCCGATCTCGTGATTCTGGACATGGTGATGGCCGGAATGTACGGGCTCGATGTGCTCAGCAAAATGCGCGAGATGAAGCCGGACGCGAAGATCATCGTCGCGACGGCGGACATCCAGGTCTCGACCGCCGAGATGGCGCGGAAAGCCGGGGCGAAGGCGGTGCTGAACAAACCGATCAACCGGCCGTCATTCGCCCCCATCGTGAAAACGGTGCTGGAAGGAGGTGACACGTGGAACTGA
- a CDS encoding chemotaxis protein CheA — MSAEFSPELRQELLNDFYAECDELLRAIREGIATLDRTAGRGGQQRGWLEPLYRSVHTLKGIAAIAGVRPAEQLSHATEDLLRALNHNDVPLTTAHVDLLLDAAQCLESIIQSHQRNEPVPVCVELAQALRAASGDTAAPANVPMSAAPAPADPPADPAELARARGLQLWRCTFAPSPALDARGVNVQSVRERLGRIGEILRAEPRVQPNASIVFVFTLGLRAVPQDFESWAADGLRFEPLGESCEPAAPAGSVAAAAPELAALATSRFVRVDLTRLDELMRITGELVIQRSRLEDRIQQQFRGNESLKEIDVGFARSLRELRKAIGRVRLVPIAEIFTRLPLIVRDLARGSEKKARVVLEGEHTEIDKYVAERLNEPLLHLVRNAFAHGIETPGERLAAGKPAEATILLRATSVGDSVVVHIRDDGRGIDPQQIAARAKTLGVPVPESLDPSGVLQILAAPGFSTQETADRAAGRGIGMAVVASTVRELGGSLTLDSTIGHGTEFVLRLPLSVLIVDVIIVSIGAETCAVPQSAIVEIIQIPAAERRTIKRTEVVPYRDGLLPFVRLNTVFGVESPQRELLTLLVLGTERGATGLLVDRVRAKREVVVRPLTDPLVRVPGISGATELGDGRPILILDPHALTTGVVRPPAVAVS, encoded by the coding sequence ATGAGCGCGGAGTTTTCGCCGGAGCTGCGGCAGGAGCTCCTCAACGACTTTTACGCGGAATGCGACGAACTGCTCCGCGCCATTCGAGAGGGGATCGCGACACTCGATCGCACCGCGGGGCGCGGTGGGCAGCAGCGCGGCTGGCTCGAGCCGCTCTATCGCAGCGTGCACACGCTCAAGGGGATCGCGGCGATTGCGGGGGTTCGCCCTGCCGAGCAGCTCTCACACGCGACGGAGGATCTGCTCCGGGCGTTGAATCACAACGACGTGCCGCTCACGACTGCGCACGTCGATTTGCTCCTCGATGCGGCGCAGTGTCTGGAGTCGATCATCCAATCTCATCAGCGGAACGAACCCGTGCCCGTGTGCGTGGAGCTGGCGCAGGCACTGCGCGCCGCCAGCGGCGACACTGCCGCGCCGGCGAACGTTCCGATGTCCGCCGCGCCTGCGCCCGCTGATCCGCCCGCCGATCCTGCGGAGCTCGCGCGCGCCCGCGGGCTGCAGCTCTGGCGTTGCACGTTCGCTCCTTCGCCGGCGCTCGACGCCCGCGGGGTGAACGTGCAAAGCGTGCGCGAGCGGCTGGGGCGCATCGGAGAGATTCTCCGCGCGGAGCCGCGCGTGCAGCCGAACGCCTCGATCGTCTTCGTCTTCACCCTGGGGCTGCGTGCAGTTCCGCAGGACTTCGAGTCCTGGGCGGCGGACGGGCTCCGGTTCGAACCGCTGGGTGAATCGTGCGAGCCAGCGGCGCCCGCGGGTTCGGTCGCCGCGGCGGCGCCGGAGTTGGCCGCCCTGGCAACGTCGCGGTTTGTGCGGGTGGACCTGACCCGGCTGGATGAACTGATGCGGATCACCGGCGAACTGGTGATCCAACGGTCCAGGCTCGAGGATCGCATCCAGCAGCAGTTCCGAGGCAACGAATCGTTGAAGGAGATCGACGTGGGCTTCGCGCGCTCGCTGCGCGAATTGCGCAAGGCGATCGGTCGCGTGCGGCTGGTGCCGATCGCGGAAATTTTCACGCGACTGCCTTTGATCGTCCGCGACCTCGCACGGGGCTCGGAAAAGAAAGCCCGCGTCGTGCTGGAAGGTGAGCACACGGAAATCGACAAATATGTGGCGGAGCGGCTCAACGAGCCGCTGCTGCACCTCGTTCGGAACGCGTTCGCCCACGGCATCGAGACACCGGGGGAACGCCTTGCGGCCGGAAAACCCGCGGAGGCCACGATCCTGCTGCGCGCCACGAGCGTGGGGGATTCGGTGGTGGTGCACATTCGCGATGACGGCCGGGGCATCGATCCGCAGCAAATCGCCGCGCGCGCAAAAACGCTCGGAGTGCCCGTGCCCGAAAGCCTGGATCCGAGCGGCGTGCTCCAGATCCTCGCGGCGCCGGGGTTCTCCACGCAGGAGACGGCGGATCGGGCCGCGGGCCGCGGCATCGGCATGGCCGTCGTGGCGAGCACGGTCCGTGAACTGGGCGGCTCGCTGACGCTCGACTCGACGATCGGACACGGCACCGAGTTCGTGTTGCGGCTGCCGCTTAGCGTCCTGATCGTCGATGTCATCATTGTTTCCATCGGAGCGGAGACCTGCGCGGTTCCGCAGAGCGCGATCGTGGAGATCATCCAGATCCCCGCAGCCGAACGTCGGACCATCAAGCGCACCGAGGTGGTGCCGTATCGCGACGGCCTGTTGCCGTTTGTGCGGCTGAACACCGTGTTCGGGGTGGAGTCGCCGCAGCGCGAGCTGCTGACGTTGTTGGTGTTGGGCACGGAGCGAGGCGCCACCGGACTTTTGGTCGATCGCGTGCGCGCGAAACGCGAAGTGGTGGTTCGTCCGCTCACGGATCCGCTGGTGCGCGTGCCGGGCATCAGTGGCGCGACCGAACTCGGCGACGGCCGGCCGATTTTGATCCTCGATCCGCACGCCTTGACGACCGGCGTGGTCCGTCCGCCGGCGGTGGCCGTGTCGTGA
- a CDS encoding CheR family methyltransferase codes for MTTPRAPGDAAALLVSEPVPKLLRDLIHERTGLYFEPERFDTMLEKLQPRASALGCTSYLDYYYILKYDENGPEEWHRVLDAFSVQETYFWREFDQIRWLVDYVVPQWFSRHTEPLRIWSAACATGEEPYSIAMALQNGGWGHHPIEIIASDASEAALAKARAGIYRERSFRSLPPELRAKYFSPSPQGDVLNQEVRNKVEFRWANLMSPSDYPDLRDLQAVFCRNVFIYFSAAAITRVVAAMAVGLQPRSHLFVGASESLLKLTSDFELQEHQGVFVYVRKAGS; via the coding sequence ATGACTACCCCGCGCGCCCCTGGTGACGCCGCTGCGCTGCTCGTTTCGGAACCAGTTCCGAAGCTGTTGCGCGACCTGATCCACGAACGCACCGGCTTGTATTTCGAGCCGGAGCGCTTCGACACGATGCTGGAAAAGCTGCAGCCCCGCGCGTCGGCGCTCGGCTGCACGTCTTACCTCGATTACTATTACATCCTGAAATACGACGAAAACGGACCCGAGGAATGGCACCGGGTCCTGGATGCCTTTTCGGTCCAGGAGACGTATTTCTGGCGGGAGTTTGATCAGATTCGCTGGCTGGTCGATTACGTGGTGCCGCAGTGGTTCTCACGTCACACCGAGCCGCTGCGGATCTGGAGCGCGGCGTGCGCCACCGGCGAGGAACCCTACAGCATCGCGATGGCGCTGCAGAATGGCGGGTGGGGGCATCATCCGATCGAGATCATCGCCAGCGACGCGAGCGAGGCCGCGTTGGCCAAAGCCCGGGCCGGAATCTATCGCGAGCGCTCGTTTCGGTCGCTGCCGCCGGAGTTGAGAGCGAAATACTTCAGCCCCTCGCCACAAGGCGACGTGCTCAACCAGGAGGTGAGAAACAAGGTGGAGTTTCGGTGGGCGAATCTGATGAGCCCGTCCGACTATCCGGACCTCCGGGACCTGCAGGCGGTCTTCTGCCGGAACGTGTTCATCTATTTTTCAGCGGCCGCGATCACGCGGGTGGTCGCAGCCATGGCGGTGGGGCTGCAACCGCGCAGCCATTTGTTCGTCGGGGCGTCCGAATCGCTCTTGAAGCTGACCTCGGACTTCGAACTGCAAGAACACCAGGGCGTGTTCGTCTACGTGCGGAAAGCGGGGAGCTGA
- a CDS encoding methyl-accepting chemotaxis protein: protein MAKSTSTNPAAIRSRKPKDPAHDATESRDTMARRMHSGAASQVVSVDTAAAQAGEMARSLKQTATQALSLTRSTEDTAASLNEMAASIEEVTANTGEVAAAAAQTSVAMKQIATATQSVTATSQEMATSAEELTTAVAEVAASAKRVTRDSEDLASGLSQTAASMEQMGRSVQGVARNADDLTAAAEETLSSMNEMAASIEEVAAMAEGMATSVEETSTSVEELARSIQSVAQNAERITEAANNANTSAVQMDRSSRSVADSVKRTQEIAARTSREAEEGGQMIRRSVEGIGRVARAMDNSTVVMRELNNQTSKIGTIVDTINVISERTNLLSLNASIEAARAGDAGRGFAVVAEEIRNLAERAAKATADIADIVRNLENVTREATQVSTDGARLAEESNRLSESGLSGLQRILEGVRENTTVVAEISRAADEQLLSSRHVMEAIAVTAAQARQVAGATAEQAKGAGSIVQAAAQMRKVTKEVSQAMAEHGRAAREVVKAAQSTSGIAVQLRKATGEQATGTGQVVAAIEAMRKSGASTSRAMAEQATASDQIAKEAERLGKLVTTVNRTMSEQATATGQVAMAGESLRTQSEQAARGLQEQSRAMRDLTKASENIAAQIKSITEANLQHSAAAESVMTSLIEIRSVATQTGLDANTWNAPEDVSGPQPRPRSASRRKAGATSEKNTPAEPNGEPANGSKAQ, encoded by the coding sequence ATGGCCAAATCAACGTCCACCAACCCCGCGGCGATTCGCTCGCGGAAACCCAAGGATCCCGCGCATGATGCCACCGAGTCGCGCGACACGATGGCGCGTCGGATGCACAGCGGCGCGGCGTCGCAGGTCGTGTCCGTCGACACGGCGGCGGCTCAAGCCGGAGAGATGGCGCGGTCGCTCAAGCAAACAGCGACCCAGGCGCTCTCGTTGACCCGCTCAACGGAAGATACCGCGGCGTCGCTGAACGAAATGGCGGCGTCCATTGAAGAGGTGACTGCGAACACCGGCGAGGTGGCAGCAGCCGCCGCGCAGACCAGCGTGGCGATGAAGCAAATCGCCACGGCGACGCAATCGGTGACGGCGACCTCCCAGGAGATGGCGACCTCTGCCGAAGAACTGACAACGGCCGTTGCCGAAGTGGCGGCCTCGGCAAAACGGGTGACGAGGGACTCGGAGGATCTCGCTTCGGGATTGAGCCAAACGGCAGCCTCGATGGAGCAGATGGGCCGCTCGGTCCAGGGCGTGGCGCGCAACGCGGATGACCTCACGGCCGCGGCCGAGGAAACGCTGTCCTCGATGAACGAGATGGCCGCGTCGATCGAAGAGGTCGCCGCCATGGCGGAAGGCATGGCGACTTCGGTCGAGGAAACGTCGACCTCGGTGGAGGAGTTGGCCCGCTCGATTCAATCGGTGGCCCAAAACGCGGAGCGGATCACGGAGGCGGCGAACAACGCCAACACGAGTGCCGTGCAGATGGATCGTTCCAGCCGCTCCGTGGCGGACTCGGTGAAACGGACTCAGGAGATCGCCGCGAGAACCTCGCGCGAGGCGGAGGAGGGCGGACAGATGATCCGGCGCTCCGTCGAAGGGATCGGACGAGTGGCGAGAGCGATGGACAACTCGACGGTCGTGATGCGCGAGTTGAACAACCAGACCTCAAAAATCGGCACCATCGTCGACACGATCAATGTGATCTCCGAACGGACCAATCTTCTGTCGCTGAACGCCTCGATCGAGGCGGCGCGAGCAGGGGATGCGGGCCGGGGGTTTGCGGTGGTTGCCGAGGAGATTCGCAATCTGGCCGAGCGCGCGGCCAAGGCGACGGCGGACATCGCCGACATCGTGCGCAATCTCGAGAACGTGACCCGTGAGGCCACGCAGGTGTCGACGGATGGCGCGCGACTGGCCGAGGAGTCGAACAGGCTCTCGGAAAGCGGACTATCGGGCCTGCAGCGGATTTTGGAAGGCGTGCGCGAGAACACCACGGTCGTGGCGGAAATCAGCCGCGCCGCGGACGAGCAACTGTTGTCCAGCCGGCACGTGATGGAGGCGATCGCCGTGACGGCCGCGCAGGCGCGGCAGGTGGCCGGCGCGACGGCCGAGCAGGCGAAAGGTGCCGGCTCCATCGTGCAAGCCGCGGCGCAAATGCGGAAGGTCACGAAAGAGGTTTCGCAGGCCATGGCCGAACACGGTCGCGCCGCGCGCGAGGTCGTGAAGGCCGCGCAGAGCACCAGCGGCATCGCCGTGCAGCTGCGGAAAGCGACTGGTGAGCAGGCGACCGGGACTGGTCAGGTCGTCGCGGCGATCGAGGCGATGCGCAAGAGCGGCGCGTCGACGTCGCGCGCGATGGCGGAGCAGGCGACTGCCTCGGATCAGATCGCGAAGGAGGCCGAGCGGCTCGGCAAGCTGGTCACGACGGTGAATCGAACCATGAGCGAGCAGGCCACGGCGACCGGTCAGGTCGCCATGGCGGGCGAAAGTTTGCGCACGCAGTCTGAACAGGCCGCGCGTGGACTGCAGGAGCAGTCGCGCGCGATGCGGGACCTCACGAAAGCGAGCGAGAACATCGCGGCGCAGATCAAGTCGATCACCGAGGCTAACCTGCAGCACTCCGCGGCAGCCGAATCAGTGATGACGAGCCTGATAGAAATCAGGAGCGTGGCGACGCAAACGGGATTGGACGCGAACACTTGGAACGCCCCGGAGGACGTTTCTGGCCCGCAACCCCGGCCCAGATCTGCCTCGCGACGCAAAGCCGGCGCGACATCGGAGAAAAACACTCCGGCTGAGCCGAACGGCGAGCCCGCAAACGGTTCCAAGGCGCAATGA